A genomic segment from Salvia splendens isolate huo1 chromosome 13, SspV2, whole genome shotgun sequence encodes:
- the LOC121762279 gene encoding receptor-like protein Cf-9 isoform X1, which translates to MDSLSPLLLSSIIFFSCLTTSSIATTLDIKRDESSLLAFKALITSDTIKQNWSTQTSVCSWIGVTCDSHGTRVTQLNLSKMGVRGSIAPEIGNLDSLVSLDLSGNYLNSSIAPTIFNLTVVESIHLYDNGLSGSLPRHICRYNRLQRLKVLDLGSNELEGDIPLSLDQCSQLERISFGFNKLSGNVPREIANITKLKVLDLSFNNLRGVIPQQIHRLENLQMLYMSSNELSGSLPPGIGNMKALQFFFLTGNALTGPLPPTIFNMSSLKRVQLTGNKLTGILPSEIGHMKPLQYLNLQNNSFYGPIPPTIANLSKLDYLDLSYNNLDGSIPPTIGNLANLGYLDCSRNKLNGPIPNDFGNLLKLADLSLSYNKLNGRLPSGIGNLSNIFSFTLSYNQFNGKLPSSICNLTRVKYFFLSNTNLAETIPMCFGNMSESLDFLHLNGNQFSGAIPSTFSKECSLRSINLNGNKLEGKLPESLANCRSLEGLDIGNNGMHGSFPYWTEALPQLRVLVLRSNKFDGNMSLSSRTKFPFPTLQVLDISGNAFAGSVPERYINNFNTMINTTKENVIGNTIGNFFRILLEMRVTLKGQHQLLERLLEGFTMIDFSSNRFSGSIPRSIGNLQSLRYLNLSHNNFIGNIPSSLANMSTLESLDLSSNNLDGVIPSELTRLTFLTKLNLSMNDLVGQIPRSNQFSTFENDSYVGNLGLCGVPLTRKCKEETGPIEEEEDEEEDGFIDGFGWKSVVMGYGCGSIVGIGIGCCVLRYGKPRWLVEFFFGVGYNNKKKRRKSKATPTQRRR; encoded by the exons ATGGATAGCCTTTCCCCACTTCTTCTATCTTCtatcatatttttttcttgtCTAACCACTTCTAGCATTGCTACCACACTTGACATAAAAAGAGATGAATCTTCTCTTCTTGCTTTCAAAGCCCTCATCACCTCAGATACTATAAAGCAAAATTGGAGCACTCAAACCTCAGTTTGCTCATGGATTGGAGTCACTTGTGATTCCCATGGCACTAGAGTGACTCAATTAAACCTCTCAAAGATGGGAGTCAGGGGCAGCATTGCACCCGAAATCGGAAATCTTGATTCTCTTGTTTCACTTGATCTAAGTGGAAACTATCTTAATAGTTCTATTGCTCCAACAATCTTCAACCTGACGGTAGTCGAATCTATTCATCTATACGATAATGGCTTGTCGGGTTCGCTTCCAAGACACATTTGCAGGTACAATAGACTTCAACGACTCAAAGTACTTGATCTTGGAAGTAATGAATTGGAGGGAGATATACCATTGAGTTTGGATCAATGCTCACAACTTGAGAGAATAAGTTTTGGATTTAACAAACTTAGTGGAAATGTGCCCAGAGAAATTGCAAACATCACAAAGCTTAAGGTATTAGACCTTAGTTTCAACAATTTAAGAG GAGTTATTCCACAACAGATTCATCGTCTTGAAAATTTACAAATGTTGTACATGTCGTCTAATGAGTTATCCGGCTCGTTGCCACCTGGCATCGGAAACATGAAAGCATTACAGTTCTTTTTCCTCACTGGAAATGCTTTAACGG GCCCTTTGCCGCCAACCATTTTCAACATGTCTTCTTTGAAAAGAGTTCAGTTAACTGGTAACAAACTTACCGGAATATTGCCTTCGGAAATAGGGCACATGAAGCCGCTGCAGTATTTGAACTTACAGAATAATTCTTTTTATG GTCCAATACCACCCACCATTGCAAATTTATCAAAATTGGACTACTTGGATCTCTCTTACAATAATTTAGATG GTTCAATACCACCCACCATTGGGAATCTTGCCAATTTAGGATACCTTGATTGTTCACGCAACAAATTAAATG GTCCAATTCCAAATGACTTTGGAAATCTATTAAAATTGGCTGATTTGTCTCTCTCTTACAACAAACTAAATG GCCGACTACCATCCGGGATCGGGAATCTATCAAACATATTTTCATTTACGCTCTCTTACAATCAGTTCAACGGGAAGCTTCCATCCTCCATCTGCAACCTAACGCGGGTCAagtatttttttctctcaaatacAAATTTGGCAGAAACAATTCCAATGTGCTTTGGAAACATGAGTGAGTCTCTAGACTTCTTACATCTAAATGGGAATCAGTTTAGTGGCGCGATTCCATCAACGTTCAGTAAGGAGTGTAGTCTCCGGTCCATCAATTTGAATGGTAATAAATTGGAGGGAAAATTACCCGAATCGTTAGCCAACTGCAGAAGTCTAGAGGGTCTCGACATCGGAAATAACGGAATGCATGGCAGTTTTCCATACTGGACGGAAGCCCTTCCTCAACTTCGGGTGCTAGTCTTGAGGTCTAACAAGTTTGATGGTAACATGTCATTGTCTTCACGAACTAAGTTTCCGTTTCCTACGTTGCAAGTTTTAGATATATCTGGAAATGCATTTGCGGGCTCTGTACCTGAAAGGTATATCAACAATTTCAATACAATGATAAACACAACTAAGGAAAATGTTATTGGAAATACTATTGGGAATTTCTTTAGGATATTATTGGAGATGAGGGTAACTTTGAAAGGTCAGCATCAATTGCTGGAGAGATTGTTGGAAGGCTTTACGATGATTGACTTCTCTTCGAATAGATTTTCCGGGAGTATTCCGCGTTCTATAGGAAATCTTCAGTCTCTCAGATACTTGAACTTGTCTCACAATAACTTCATAGGAAATATACCTTCGTCTCTTGCAAACATGAGTACACTTGAATCGTTGGATTTGTCTTCAAACAATCTGGATGGAGTGATTCCAAGTGAATTGACAAGGTTGACATTTCTTACGAAATTAAACCTTTCGATGAATGATCTAGTGGGACAGATACCACGATCTAACCAGTTTTCTACGTTTGAGAATGATTCGTATGTGGGAAACTTGGGGCTATGTGGAGTTCCGCTGACGAGAAAATGCAAAGAGGAGACAGGACCAatagaagaagaggaagacgaagaagaagatggaTTTATAGATGGATTTGGGTGGAAAAGTGTTGTGATGGGGTATGGATGTGGATCCATTGTTGGAATTGGTATTGGTTGTTGTGTTCTTCGTTATGGAAAACCAAGATGGTTAGTTGAATTCTTTTTTGGCGTTGGATAtaataataagaagaaaagaagaaagagtAAAGCAACACCAACACAAAGGAGAAGATGA
- the LOC121762279 gene encoding receptor-like protein Cf-9 isoform X3: protein MLYMSSNELSGSLPPGIGNMKALQFFFLTGNALTGPLPPTIFNMSSLKRVQLTGNKLTGILPSEIGHMKPLQYLNLQNNSFYGPIPPTIANLSKLDYLDLSYNNLDGSIPPTIGNLANLGYLDCSRNKLNGPIPNDFGNLLKLADLSLSYNKLNGRLPSGIGNLSNIFSFTLSYNQFNGKLPSSICNLTRVKYFFLSNTNLAETIPMCFGNMSESLDFLHLNGNQFSGAIPSTFSKECSLRSINLNGNKLEGKLPESLANCRSLEGLDIGNNGMHGSFPYWTEALPQLRVLVLRSNKFDGNMSLSSRTKFPFPTLQVLDISGNAFAGSVPERYINNFNTMINTTKENVIGNTIGNFFRILLEMRVTLKGQHQLLERLLEGFTMIDFSSNRFSGSIPRSIGNLQSLRYLNLSHNNFIGNIPSSLANMSTLESLDLSSNNLDGVIPSELTRLTFLTKLNLSMNDLVGQIPRSNQFSTFENDSYVGNLGLCGVPLTRKCKEETGPIEEEEDEEEDGFIDGFGWKSVVMGYGCGSIVGIGIGCCVLRYGKPRWLVEFFFGVGYNNKKKRRKSKATPTQRRR from the exons ATGTTGTACATGTCGTCTAATGAGTTATCCGGCTCGTTGCCACCTGGCATCGGAAACATGAAAGCATTACAGTTCTTTTTCCTCACTGGAAATGCTTTAACGG GCCCTTTGCCGCCAACCATTTTCAACATGTCTTCTTTGAAAAGAGTTCAGTTAACTGGTAACAAACTTACCGGAATATTGCCTTCGGAAATAGGGCACATGAAGCCGCTGCAGTATTTGAACTTACAGAATAATTCTTTTTATG GTCCAATACCACCCACCATTGCAAATTTATCAAAATTGGACTACTTGGATCTCTCTTACAATAATTTAGATG GTTCAATACCACCCACCATTGGGAATCTTGCCAATTTAGGATACCTTGATTGTTCACGCAACAAATTAAATG GTCCAATTCCAAATGACTTTGGAAATCTATTAAAATTGGCTGATTTGTCTCTCTCTTACAACAAACTAAATG GCCGACTACCATCCGGGATCGGGAATCTATCAAACATATTTTCATTTACGCTCTCTTACAATCAGTTCAACGGGAAGCTTCCATCCTCCATCTGCAACCTAACGCGGGTCAagtatttttttctctcaaatacAAATTTGGCAGAAACAATTCCAATGTGCTTTGGAAACATGAGTGAGTCTCTAGACTTCTTACATCTAAATGGGAATCAGTTTAGTGGCGCGATTCCATCAACGTTCAGTAAGGAGTGTAGTCTCCGGTCCATCAATTTGAATGGTAATAAATTGGAGGGAAAATTACCCGAATCGTTAGCCAACTGCAGAAGTCTAGAGGGTCTCGACATCGGAAATAACGGAATGCATGGCAGTTTTCCATACTGGACGGAAGCCCTTCCTCAACTTCGGGTGCTAGTCTTGAGGTCTAACAAGTTTGATGGTAACATGTCATTGTCTTCACGAACTAAGTTTCCGTTTCCTACGTTGCAAGTTTTAGATATATCTGGAAATGCATTTGCGGGCTCTGTACCTGAAAGGTATATCAACAATTTCAATACAATGATAAACACAACTAAGGAAAATGTTATTGGAAATACTATTGGGAATTTCTTTAGGATATTATTGGAGATGAGGGTAACTTTGAAAGGTCAGCATCAATTGCTGGAGAGATTGTTGGAAGGCTTTACGATGATTGACTTCTCTTCGAATAGATTTTCCGGGAGTATTCCGCGTTCTATAGGAAATCTTCAGTCTCTCAGATACTTGAACTTGTCTCACAATAACTTCATAGGAAATATACCTTCGTCTCTTGCAAACATGAGTACACTTGAATCGTTGGATTTGTCTTCAAACAATCTGGATGGAGTGATTCCAAGTGAATTGACAAGGTTGACATTTCTTACGAAATTAAACCTTTCGATGAATGATCTAGTGGGACAGATACCACGATCTAACCAGTTTTCTACGTTTGAGAATGATTCGTATGTGGGAAACTTGGGGCTATGTGGAGTTCCGCTGACGAGAAAATGCAAAGAGGAGACAGGACCAatagaagaagaggaagacgaagaagaagatggaTTTATAGATGGATTTGGGTGGAAAAGTGTTGTGATGGGGTATGGATGTGGATCCATTGTTGGAATTGGTATTGGTTGTTGTGTTCTTCGTTATGGAAAACCAAGATGGTTAGTTGAATTCTTTTTTGGCGTTGGATAtaataataagaagaaaagaagaaagagtAAAGCAACACCAACACAAAGGAGAAGATGA
- the LOC121762903 gene encoding ubiquitin-conjugating enzyme E2 7, translating into MASPSQASLLLQKQLKDLCKHPVDGFSAGLLDETNLFDWSVTIIGPPDTLYEGGFFNAIMSFPSDYPNSPPTVRFTSEVWHPNVYADGKVCISILHPPGDDPNGYELASERWSPVHTVESIVLSIISMLSSPNDESPANVEAAKEWRDRRDDFKKKVSRCVRRSQEML; encoded by the exons atGGCTTCACCCTCTCAAGCAAGTCTTCTCCTTCAGAAGCAGCTTAAAG ATCTGtgcaaacaccctgtggatggATTTTCGGCCGGATTGTTGGATGAGACCAATCTGTTTGACTGGAGTGTTACAATTATTGGGCCTCCGGATACTTTGTA TGAAGGAGGTTTCTTCAATGCTATAATGAGCTTCCCATCAGATTACCCAAACAGTCCTCCAACAGTAAGATTTACCTCAGAAGTGTGGCATCCCAATG TATATGCTGATGGAAAGGTTTGTATTTCGATTCTCCATCCCCCTGGTGATGATCCAAATGGCTATGAGCTTGCTAGTGAGCGATGGTCACCTGTCCACACG gtGGAGAGTATAGTTCTTAGCATCATATCAATGCTTTCAAGCCCTAATGACGAATCTCCTGCTAATGTTGAAGCTGCT AAAGAATGGAGAGACCGAAGGGATGATTTCAAGAAGAAAGTAAGTCGTTGCGTAAGACGGTCTCAAGAAATGCTATAA
- the LOC121762279 gene encoding receptor-like protein Cf-9 isoform X2 has protein sequence MCPEKLQTSQSLRFYNSAGVIPQQIHRLENLQMLYMSSNELSGSLPPGIGNMKALQFFFLTGNALTGPLPPTIFNMSSLKRVQLTGNKLTGILPSEIGHMKPLQYLNLQNNSFYGPIPPTIANLSKLDYLDLSYNNLDGSIPPTIGNLANLGYLDCSRNKLNGPIPNDFGNLLKLADLSLSYNKLNGRLPSGIGNLSNIFSFTLSYNQFNGKLPSSICNLTRVKYFFLSNTNLAETIPMCFGNMSESLDFLHLNGNQFSGAIPSTFSKECSLRSINLNGNKLEGKLPESLANCRSLEGLDIGNNGMHGSFPYWTEALPQLRVLVLRSNKFDGNMSLSSRTKFPFPTLQVLDISGNAFAGSVPERYINNFNTMINTTKENVIGNTIGNFFRILLEMRVTLKGQHQLLERLLEGFTMIDFSSNRFSGSIPRSIGNLQSLRYLNLSHNNFIGNIPSSLANMSTLESLDLSSNNLDGVIPSELTRLTFLTKLNLSMNDLVGQIPRSNQFSTFENDSYVGNLGLCGVPLTRKCKEETGPIEEEEDEEEDGFIDGFGWKSVVMGYGCGSIVGIGIGCCVLRYGKPRWLVEFFFGVGYNNKKKRRKSKATPTQRRR, from the exons ATGTGCCCAGAGAAATTGCAAACATCACAAAGCTTAAG ATTTTATAATTCTGCAGGAGTTATTCCACAACAGATTCATCGTCTTGAAAATTTACAAATGTTGTACATGTCGTCTAATGAGTTATCCGGCTCGTTGCCACCTGGCATCGGAAACATGAAAGCATTACAGTTCTTTTTCCTCACTGGAAATGCTTTAACGG GCCCTTTGCCGCCAACCATTTTCAACATGTCTTCTTTGAAAAGAGTTCAGTTAACTGGTAACAAACTTACCGGAATATTGCCTTCGGAAATAGGGCACATGAAGCCGCTGCAGTATTTGAACTTACAGAATAATTCTTTTTATG GTCCAATACCACCCACCATTGCAAATTTATCAAAATTGGACTACTTGGATCTCTCTTACAATAATTTAGATG GTTCAATACCACCCACCATTGGGAATCTTGCCAATTTAGGATACCTTGATTGTTCACGCAACAAATTAAATG GTCCAATTCCAAATGACTTTGGAAATCTATTAAAATTGGCTGATTTGTCTCTCTCTTACAACAAACTAAATG GCCGACTACCATCCGGGATCGGGAATCTATCAAACATATTTTCATTTACGCTCTCTTACAATCAGTTCAACGGGAAGCTTCCATCCTCCATCTGCAACCTAACGCGGGTCAagtatttttttctctcaaatacAAATTTGGCAGAAACAATTCCAATGTGCTTTGGAAACATGAGTGAGTCTCTAGACTTCTTACATCTAAATGGGAATCAGTTTAGTGGCGCGATTCCATCAACGTTCAGTAAGGAGTGTAGTCTCCGGTCCATCAATTTGAATGGTAATAAATTGGAGGGAAAATTACCCGAATCGTTAGCCAACTGCAGAAGTCTAGAGGGTCTCGACATCGGAAATAACGGAATGCATGGCAGTTTTCCATACTGGACGGAAGCCCTTCCTCAACTTCGGGTGCTAGTCTTGAGGTCTAACAAGTTTGATGGTAACATGTCATTGTCTTCACGAACTAAGTTTCCGTTTCCTACGTTGCAAGTTTTAGATATATCTGGAAATGCATTTGCGGGCTCTGTACCTGAAAGGTATATCAACAATTTCAATACAATGATAAACACAACTAAGGAAAATGTTATTGGAAATACTATTGGGAATTTCTTTAGGATATTATTGGAGATGAGGGTAACTTTGAAAGGTCAGCATCAATTGCTGGAGAGATTGTTGGAAGGCTTTACGATGATTGACTTCTCTTCGAATAGATTTTCCGGGAGTATTCCGCGTTCTATAGGAAATCTTCAGTCTCTCAGATACTTGAACTTGTCTCACAATAACTTCATAGGAAATATACCTTCGTCTCTTGCAAACATGAGTACACTTGAATCGTTGGATTTGTCTTCAAACAATCTGGATGGAGTGATTCCAAGTGAATTGACAAGGTTGACATTTCTTACGAAATTAAACCTTTCGATGAATGATCTAGTGGGACAGATACCACGATCTAACCAGTTTTCTACGTTTGAGAATGATTCGTATGTGGGAAACTTGGGGCTATGTGGAGTTCCGCTGACGAGAAAATGCAAAGAGGAGACAGGACCAatagaagaagaggaagacgaagaagaagatggaTTTATAGATGGATTTGGGTGGAAAAGTGTTGTGATGGGGTATGGATGTGGATCCATTGTTGGAATTGGTATTGGTTGTTGTGTTCTTCGTTATGGAAAACCAAGATGGTTAGTTGAATTCTTTTTTGGCGTTGGATAtaataataagaagaaaagaagaaagagtAAAGCAACACCAACACAAAGGAGAAGATGA
- the LOC121762666 gene encoding ankyrin repeat-containing protein ITN1-like, giving the protein MSSHVKETVDGDIEKVLVSPKKSHNPLADISPAPSPSSSTAPALVLSNSGKRIDQAGRKKYVKQVTGRHNDTELHLAAQRGDLAAVRQILEDINSQMVGTLSGAEFEQEVAEIRASLVSEGNELGETALFTAADKGHLDVVKELIKYANKETLAKKNRSLFDPLHIAASQGHHAIVQVLLDHDPSLSKTIGPSNATPLITAATRGHSAVVDELLSKDCSLLEIARSNGKNALHLAARQGHADIVKALLDKDPQLARRTDKKGQTALHMAVKGVNSEVVKHLLDADAAIVMLPDKFGNTALHIATRKKRAKIVSLLLRLPDTNVNALNRDGKTSLDIAEELPLSEESSEIKECLCRYGAVRANELNQPRDELRNTVTQIKKDVHIQLEQTKRTNKNVHGIAKELRKLHREGINNATNSVTVVAVLFATVAFAAIFTVPGGDNDHGMAVVVGSISFKIFFIFNAIALFTSLAVVVVQITLVRGETKAERRVVEVINKLMWLASVCTSVAFIASSYIVVGRKHQWAAILVTVVGGVIMAGVLGTMTYYVVRSKRIRSMRKREKHARSGSNSWHHSEFSNSDIDRIYAL; this is encoded by the exons ATGTCTTCCCACGTCAAAGAAA CTGTTGATGGGGATATAGAGAAAGTGTTGGTGAGCCCCAAGAAGAGCCACAATCCGTTGGCGGACATATCACCCGCGCCATCACCATCTTCATCTACTGCCCCAGCTCTGGTTCTATCAAATTCAGGGAAGCGGATCGACCAGGCTGGGAGAAAGAAGTACGTGAAACAGGTGACTGGGCGCCACAATGATACGGAGCTGCATTTGGCGGCTCAGAGGGGTGATCTCGCAGCTGTGAGGCAGATACTCGAAGATATTAATTCTCAAATGGTGGGGACTTTGAGTGGTGCGGAATTTGAGCAGGAGGTTGCGGAGATCAGGGCGTCACTCGTGAGCGAGGGTAATGAGTTGGGAGAGACGGCGTTGTTTACTGCAGCGGATAAAGGGCATCTTGATGTGGTTAAGGAGCTGATAAAATATGCTAACAAGGAAACACTCGCGAAGAAGAATAGGTCTTTGTTTGATCCTCTGCATATAGCTGCGAGTCAAGGGCATCATG CAATTGTGCAAGTGCTGTTGGATCATGACCCGAGTTTGAGTAAAACTATTGGCCCGTCAAATGCAACTCCTCTTATAACTGCCGCTACTAGAGGTCATAGTGCAGTAGTAGATGAGCTTCTGTCGAAGGACTGCAGCTTGCTAGAAATTGCTAGATCAAATGGGAAGAACGCGTTGCACTTGGCTGCTAGACAAGGGCATGCGGACATTGTCAAGGCGTTGCTCGACAAAGATCCTCAGTTAGCTAGGAGGACGGACAAGAAGGGGCAGACAGCACTGCATATGGCCGTTAAAGGGGTTAACTCGGAAGTTGTTAAACATCTCTTAGATGCTGATGCAGCTATAGTAATGCTCCCAGACAAGTTTGGTAACACTGCTTTGCACATAGCTACGAGGAAAAAGCGAGCAAAG ATTGTTAGTCTGTTACTACGCCTGCCCGACACCAATGTGAATGCACTGAACCGAGACGGCAAGACATCTCTAGACATTGCGGAAGAACTTCCGCTATCTGAAGAGTCATCTGAGATTAAGGAGTGCCTTTGTCGTTATGGTGCTGTTAGAGCTAATGAATTGAATCAGCCTCGAGACGAGCTGCGGAATACCGTGACTCAAATCAAGAAGGACGTCCACATCCAGCTCGAGCAAACAAAGAGGACGAACAAGAATGTCCACGGCATCGCCAAAGAGCTGAGGAAGCTCCACCGAGAAGGCATCAACAACGCCACCAACTCGGTGACCGTCGTTGCCGTCCTCTTCGCAACCGTCGCCTTCGCGGCCATCTTCACCGTGCCTGGTGGAGACAACGATCATGGAATGGCCGTGGTAGTCGGAAGCATCTCCTTCAAAATATTCTTCATCTTCAACGCAATTGCCCTCTTCACATCCCTAGCTGTCGTCGTGGTTCAGATCACGTTGGTTAGAGGCGAGACGAAGGCTGAGAGACGCGTGGTAGAGGTCATCAACAAACTGATGTGGCTGGCCTCCGTCTGCACTTCCGTGGCATTCATAGCCTCCTCTTACATTGTGGTCGGGCGTAAGCATCAGTGGGCTGCAATACTGGTCACAGTTGTCGGAGGAGTCATAATGGCTGGGGTTCTCGGGACCATGACCTACTATGTGGTGAGGTCGAAGAGGATAAGGTCGAtgaggaagagagagaaacaCGCCCGGAGTGGCTCAAACTCATGGCATCACTCTGAGTTTTCTAATTCTGACATCGACAGGATTTATGCACTCTGA
- the LOC121762280 gene encoding DNA excision repair protein ERCC-1-like isoform X2, with protein MENRDDPGKQDDNQKQKNASFVVKIPSYEEVVESSQPKSQSLFKPSPSFSQAFNFIKNTEFYATPPSVPVAEPSEDAPSSSQGSNQRLTIQSQAPSTSVSSAGANRNAIIVSHRQKGNPLLKHIRNVRWVFADVVCDYLLGQNSCALYLSLRYHLLHPDYLYFRIRELQKNFKLRVVLCHVDVEDVAKPLLEVTKTALLHDCTLLCAWSLEECGRYLETIKVYENKPADLIQGQMDMDYISRLNHALTSVRHVNKTDVVTLGSTFGSLSNIMDASMEDLARCPGIGERKVRRLHDTLHEPFKRAVPNPAAPVAENPINNEGGPASGSERNEEVKENQETSKEHKKEEEINVRSALKAAFAKYSSTRGSKRKAVVQAERKEGDA; from the exons ATGGAAAACAGAGATGATCCTGGGAAGCAGGATGACAATCAGAAACAGAAGAATGCATCATTTGTTGTGAAAATACCTTCTTATGAAGAAGTGGTTGAGAGTTCCCAACCTAAGTCGCAATCTTTATTCAAGCCTTCGCCCTCGTTTTCGCAAGCTTTTAACTTTATAAAAAACACTGAATTTTACGCCACCCCACCATCTGTTCCAGTGGCTGAGCCCTCCGAGGATGCCCCCTCATCCTCTCAAGGATCCAATCaaag GCTAACCATTCAATCTCAAGCTCCATCCACATCAGTTTCATCAGCTGGTGCAAATCGGAATGCCATCATCGTTAGCCACAGACAG AAGGGCAACCCTTTGCTAAAACATATAAGGAATGTTCGATGGGTTTTCGCTGATGTTGTTTGTGACTACTTGCTGGGACAAAATTCATGTGCACTATATTTGAG TCTACGCTATCATCTTCTACATCCAGATTATCTGTATTTCCGGATAAGGGAACTGCAGAAAAATTTCAAGCTTCGCGTTGTGTTATGCCATGTTGATGTG GAAGATGTTGCTAAACCTCTGCTCGAAGTCACAAAAACTGCACTACTCCACGACTGCACTCTTTTATGTGCTTGGAG cTTGGAAGAGTGTGGTCGGTACCTGGAGACTATTAAAGTTTATGAAAATAAACCTGCGGATCTTATTCAGGGACAAATGGATATGGACTACATATCACGG TTAAATCATGCACTCACATCAGTGCGGCATGTCAACAAGACAGACGTCGTTACTCTTGGGTCTACGTTTGGT TCTCTCTCAAATATCATGGACGCATCAATGGAAGATCTTGCTCGCTGCCCTGGCATTGGAGAAAGAAAG GTTAGACGCTTGCACGATACTTTACATGAGCCGTTCAAGCGTGCAGTTCCCAACCCTGCTGCACCTGTTGCTGAAAATCCTATCAATAACGAAGGTGGACCCGCCTCTGGAAGCGAAAGAAACGAGGAAGTTAAGGAGAATCAAGAGACCAGCAAAGAGCataagaaagaagaagaaatcaacGTAAGATCTGCCCTGAAGGCTGCGTTTGCCAAGTATTCCAGCACCAGAGGAAGCAAGAGGAAGGCAGTGGTGCAGGCTGAACGGAAAGAGGGCGACGCCTGA
- the LOC121762280 gene encoding DNA excision repair protein ERCC-1-like isoform X1, with protein MENRDDPGKQDDNQKQKNASFVVKIPSYEEVVESSQPKSQSLFKPSPSFSQAFNFIKNTEFYATPPSVPVAEPSEDAPSSSQGSNQRLTIQSQAPSTSVSSAGANRNAIIVSHRQKGNPLLKHIRNVRWVFADVVCDYLLGQNSCALYLRIYSHVLFSLRYHLLHPDYLYFRIRELQKNFKLRVVLCHVDVEDVAKPLLEVTKTALLHDCTLLCAWSLEECGRYLETIKVYENKPADLIQGQMDMDYISRLNHALTSVRHVNKTDVVTLGSTFGSLSNIMDASMEDLARCPGIGERKVRRLHDTLHEPFKRAVPNPAAPVAENPINNEGGPASGSERNEEVKENQETSKEHKKEEEINVRSALKAAFAKYSSTRGSKRKAVVQAERKEGDA; from the exons ATGGAAAACAGAGATGATCCTGGGAAGCAGGATGACAATCAGAAACAGAAGAATGCATCATTTGTTGTGAAAATACCTTCTTATGAAGAAGTGGTTGAGAGTTCCCAACCTAAGTCGCAATCTTTATTCAAGCCTTCGCCCTCGTTTTCGCAAGCTTTTAACTTTATAAAAAACACTGAATTTTACGCCACCCCACCATCTGTTCCAGTGGCTGAGCCCTCCGAGGATGCCCCCTCATCCTCTCAAGGATCCAATCaaag GCTAACCATTCAATCTCAAGCTCCATCCACATCAGTTTCATCAGCTGGTGCAAATCGGAATGCCATCATCGTTAGCCACAGACAG AAGGGCAACCCTTTGCTAAAACATATAAGGAATGTTCGATGGGTTTTCGCTGATGTTGTTTGTGACTACTTGCTGGGACAAAATTCATGTGCACTATATTTGAG GATTTATTCTCATGTCTTGTTCAGTCTACGCTATCATCTTCTACATCCAGATTATCTGTATTTCCGGATAAGGGAACTGCAGAAAAATTTCAAGCTTCGCGTTGTGTTATGCCATGTTGATGTG GAAGATGTTGCTAAACCTCTGCTCGAAGTCACAAAAACTGCACTACTCCACGACTGCACTCTTTTATGTGCTTGGAG cTTGGAAGAGTGTGGTCGGTACCTGGAGACTATTAAAGTTTATGAAAATAAACCTGCGGATCTTATTCAGGGACAAATGGATATGGACTACATATCACGG TTAAATCATGCACTCACATCAGTGCGGCATGTCAACAAGACAGACGTCGTTACTCTTGGGTCTACGTTTGGT TCTCTCTCAAATATCATGGACGCATCAATGGAAGATCTTGCTCGCTGCCCTGGCATTGGAGAAAGAAAG GTTAGACGCTTGCACGATACTTTACATGAGCCGTTCAAGCGTGCAGTTCCCAACCCTGCTGCACCTGTTGCTGAAAATCCTATCAATAACGAAGGTGGACCCGCCTCTGGAAGCGAAAGAAACGAGGAAGTTAAGGAGAATCAAGAGACCAGCAAAGAGCataagaaagaagaagaaatcaacGTAAGATCTGCCCTGAAGGCTGCGTTTGCCAAGTATTCCAGCACCAGAGGAAGCAAGAGGAAGGCAGTGGTGCAGGCTGAACGGAAAGAGGGCGACGCCTGA